A genome region from Lytechinus pictus isolate F3 Inbred chromosome 14, Lp3.0, whole genome shotgun sequence includes the following:
- the LOC129276275 gene encoding large ribosomal subunit protein eL22: MPGKTAQKGGRPTGKGKKKKQTLKFTIDCTLPVEDGIMDASNFEQFLQERIKVNGKTKNLTTNIVIERKKSKVAVTSEIAFSKRYLKYLTKKYLKKNNLRDWLRVVAANKESYELRYFQINQDDEEEEED; this comes from the exons ATGCCTGGT AAAACAGCTCAGAAGGGTGGCCGCCCCACCGGAAAGggcaagaagaagaagcagactTTGAAGTTCACTATCGACTGCACCCTGCCAGTGGAAGATGGCATCATGGATGCATCTAACTTT GAACAGTTCCTCCAGGAACGCATCAAGGTCAACGGCAAGACCAAGAACCTGACGACCAACATCGTCATTGAGCGCAAGAAGAGCAAGGTCGCTGTGACTTCTGAGATTGCTTTCTCCAAGAG GTACCTCAAGTACTTGACCAAGAAATACCTGAAGAAGAACAACCTTCGTGACTGGCTTCGCGTCGTTGCTGCCAACAAGGAGAGCTACGAACTCCGATACTTCCAGATCAACCAAgatgatgaggaagaagaggaggactAA